Proteins from a genomic interval of Ramlibacter algicola:
- a CDS encoding FAD-binding oxidoreductase, which produces MPAPIDSGRRRLLKAAATIPVLPAAAAAPIPQMADRVRPGHPHWPAPAVWQQLGAQLEGGLRQVRSPWPACRADAAACADLFQRAKNPYFLGDDVALTQTLGWVDAWTSSPSAYAVEARKTSDVVAAVNFAREHRLRLVVKGGGHSYQGTSNAPDSLLVWTRRMDAVQLHEAFVPANCAAAPQRAVSVGAGALWAHVYDAVTTRGGGYVQGGGCMTVGVAGLVQSGGFGSFSKRFGLAAGNLLEAEVVTADGTVRIANACTHPDLFWAIKGGGGGTFGIVTRLVLRVHELPETFGAVNFTVRAASPDAFRKLIRLAVDHYAERLMNPHWGEQIRIRRDNALAVSMVFQGLGRSEANAIWQPFFDAVGAAPKDFSIDFSPLKVVSTSARTFWSPTLLKRTLGFIRRDDRPGAPEANVFWPGDQGQAGQVLHAYQSTWLPAVLLQQGRRSALCDALFAASRHWGVSLHFNKGLAGAPPDAIDAARDTAMNPVAAEAFALAISGAEEQPSYPGVAGHEPHVAEARERREAIGRARDELRRVAGKAGSYVSESDFFEAGWQQAFWGDHYPRLLGVKAKYDPSGLFFVRHGVGSVSWTDDGFSRRPSAGH; this is translated from the coding sequence ATGCCCGCACCCATTGACAGCGGCCGGCGTCGCCTGCTGAAAGCTGCCGCCACCATTCCCGTTCTGCCGGCTGCCGCCGCTGCACCCATCCCGCAGATGGCCGACAGGGTCCGGCCGGGCCACCCCCACTGGCCGGCGCCCGCGGTCTGGCAACAGCTGGGCGCCCAGCTCGAAGGCGGCCTGCGGCAAGTGCGTTCCCCCTGGCCCGCCTGCCGGGCCGACGCTGCTGCGTGCGCCGACTTGTTCCAGCGGGCCAAGAACCCGTATTTCCTGGGCGACGATGTGGCGCTCACGCAGACGCTCGGCTGGGTCGACGCGTGGACCTCCTCGCCCAGCGCCTACGCCGTCGAAGCGCGAAAGACTTCGGATGTGGTCGCCGCGGTGAACTTCGCTCGCGAGCACCGGCTGCGCCTCGTCGTCAAAGGGGGCGGCCACAGCTACCAGGGAACGTCGAACGCACCCGACTCGCTTCTCGTGTGGACACGCCGCATGGATGCCGTGCAGCTGCACGAAGCATTCGTGCCTGCCAACTGCGCAGCTGCGCCGCAGCGAGCGGTCAGTGTCGGCGCGGGCGCGCTCTGGGCGCATGTCTACGACGCGGTGACGACCCGCGGCGGCGGCTACGTGCAGGGCGGCGGCTGCATGACTGTCGGCGTGGCCGGGTTGGTGCAAAGCGGCGGCTTCGGCAGCTTCTCGAAACGGTTCGGCCTCGCCGCCGGCAACCTGCTCGAGGCGGAGGTCGTCACGGCGGACGGCACGGTGCGCATCGCCAATGCCTGCACGCACCCGGACCTGTTCTGGGCGATCAAGGGCGGCGGGGGTGGCACCTTCGGCATCGTGACACGCCTGGTGCTTCGCGTGCATGAACTGCCGGAAACCTTCGGCGCAGTGAATTTCACCGTGCGCGCGGCCTCGCCCGACGCCTTCCGCAAGCTGATCCGGCTGGCGGTCGATCACTACGCGGAGCGGCTCATGAATCCCCATTGGGGCGAGCAAATCCGCATCCGGCGCGACAACGCACTGGCAGTGTCGATGGTTTTCCAGGGCCTCGGGCGCAGCGAAGCGAATGCCATCTGGCAGCCGTTCTTCGATGCAGTGGGAGCCGCGCCGAAGGACTTCTCGATCGACTTCTCGCCGCTGAAGGTCGTGTCGACGTCGGCGCGCACCTTCTGGTCACCGACGCTGCTGAAGCGGACGCTGGGCTTCATCCGGCGCGACGATCGCCCGGGCGCGCCGGAGGCCAACGTGTTCTGGCCGGGTGACCAGGGTCAGGCGGGCCAGGTCCTGCACGCCTACCAGTCGACGTGGCTCCCTGCCGTCTTGTTGCAGCAGGGAAGACGCAGCGCGCTTTGCGATGCCTTGTTCGCTGCAAGCCGGCACTGGGGAGTGTCGCTGCACTTCAACAAAGGGCTGGCCGGCGCGCCACCCGACGCAATCGATGCCGCGCGGGATACCGCGATGAACCCAGTGGCCGCCGAGGCGTTCGCGCTCGCCATCAGCGGCGCCGAAGAGCAGCCTTCCTATCCGGGCGTGGCGGGCCATGAACCCCACGTCGCCGAAGCGCGCGAGCGCAGGGAGGCGATCGGCCGTGCGCGGGACGAACTGCGCCGCGTGGCGGGCAAGGCGGGATCGTATGTCTCTGAGAGCGATTTCTTCGAGGCCGGCTGGCAGCAGGCTTTCTGGGGCGACCACTATCCCCGCCTGCTCGGTGTCAAGGCGAAGTACGACCCGTCGGGGCTGTTCTTCGTGCGCCATGGGGTCGGCAGTGTGTCATGGACGGACGACGGCTTCAGCAGGAGGCCTTCCGCAGGCCACTGA